A region of Elusimicrobiota bacterium DNA encodes the following proteins:
- a CDS encoding oxidoreductase has protein sequence MSDTPERKRAFDTYDLTLVETRDIAPRDKHLRFSLPPGKTLKFHAGQYAQLFIPHADGVRRRAYSIASSPWHTDYFELCVTLVDGGISSTYLHHMKVGDKIQGMVPLGHFLIKDESRDFVFIATGSGVAPFRAMIHDLVHRNSPRELYLIFGHRYEPDILYRAEWEDLAKKNPRFHPLFTLSRDTNWKGERGYVQEKIAAFVPNLKEKSFFMCGLNNMITAVNDRLLSLNVPKEQIYFERYD, from the coding sequence ATGTCGGACACCCCGGAACGCAAGCGCGCTTTTGACACCTACGACCTGACCCTGGTGGAGACCCGCGACATCGCTCCCCGCGACAAGCATTTACGGTTCTCCCTCCCGCCGGGGAAGACGCTCAAGTTCCACGCCGGGCAATACGCCCAACTCTTCATTCCCCACGCGGACGGCGTGCGGCGGCGGGCCTATTCCATCGCCTCTTCCCCCTGGCACACAGATTATTTCGAACTCTGCGTGACTCTGGTGGATGGGGGCATTTCTTCCACCTACCTCCACCACATGAAGGTGGGGGACAAAATCCAGGGCATGGTGCCGCTGGGTCACTTCTTAATAAAAGACGAGTCCCGGGATTTCGTGTTCATCGCCACGGGGTCCGGCGTGGCTCCTTTCCGGGCCATGATCCATGACTTGGTGCACCGAAACTCGCCTCGGGAACTGTATTTGATTTTCGGCCACCGCTACGAGCCGGACATCCTCTATCGCGCGGAATGGGAAGACCTGGCCAAAAAAAATCCGCGTTTCCATCCGCTCTTTACCCTGAGCCGCGACACGAATTGGAAAGGCGAGCGCGGGTATGTACAGGAAAAAATTGCCGCTTTCGTTCCAAACCTGAAAGAAAAAAGTTTTTTCATGTGCGGCCTCAATAATATGATCACGGCCGTCAACGACCGGCTTCTCTCCCTGAACGTTCCTAAAGAACAAATCTATTTCGAACGCTACGACTAA
- a CDS encoding Dabb family protein, protein MAVEHVVLFKLKSDAPEIQKEALLRNLLALRDRIPGILQASAGVNFSARAQGYTHGFVVRFKDRPALEAYVVHPAHVAVVEQYVKPVSEAVLALDYEIL, encoded by the coding sequence ATGGCCGTCGAACACGTCGTCCTTTTTAAACTTAAATCCGATGCGCCCGAAATTCAGAAGGAGGCGCTTCTTCGGAACCTCCTGGCTCTTCGGGACCGTATTCCCGGAATCCTTCAGGCTTCGGCGGGGGTGAACTTCTCCGCCCGCGCCCAAGGCTACACCCATGGGTTCGTCGTTCGTTTCAAGGACCGGCCGGCCCTGGAGGCGTACGTCGTCCATCCGGCCCATGTGGCCGTGGTGGAGCAATACGTGAAACCCGTGAGCGAGGCCGTCCTGGCCCTCGATTACGAGATTCTTTAA
- a CDS encoding penicillin-binding protein activator LpoB, with product MIPKHRSFVVIGLTGFFAACATTPKVTRVDVNETIDLSGDWNDTDSRQVAEEMVKDSLARPWLGEFQADKKVKPRVIVGLVGNKSSEHINTETFVKDLERELTNSGQVRFVASKEQREEIREERTDQAKNASIKTAKSMGQEYGADFMLKGQINTIEDQAGKQQLKYYQVELEMIDMLTNEKVWIGQKKIKKTVIYRKNKF from the coding sequence ATGATCCCAAAACATCGCTCGTTCGTCGTCATCGGCCTGACCGGCTTTTTTGCCGCCTGCGCCACCACCCCCAAAGTCACCCGCGTCGACGTCAACGAAACCATCGATCTCTCGGGAGATTGGAACGACACCGATTCCCGCCAGGTGGCGGAGGAAATGGTGAAAGACTCCTTGGCCCGGCCGTGGTTGGGCGAATTCCAAGCCGACAAAAAAGTGAAACCCCGCGTGATCGTGGGACTCGTGGGCAACAAGAGTAGCGAACACATCAACACCGAGACCTTTGTGAAAGACCTGGAGCGGGAACTTACCAATTCCGGTCAAGTCCGGTTTGTGGCTTCCAAGGAACAGCGAGAAGAGATCCGGGAGGAGCGCACGGACCAAGCGAAAAACGCCTCGATCAAAACCGCCAAAAGCATGGGCCAGGAATATGGGGCCGATTTCATGTTGAAAGGCCAGATCAACACCATTGAAGACCAGGCGGGCAAACAACAGCTCAAATATTACCAGGTTGAGCTGGAAATGATCGACATGCTCACCAACGAAAAGGTTTGGATCGGCCAGAAGAAAATCAAGAAGACCGTCATTTACCGGAAGAACAAGTTTTAA
- a CDS encoding LPP20 family lipoprotein produces MIHPPRWTLTLLFLAFSLPLAAAPKKPDWVTGPDPKYPETKYVTGVGIGADLDAARSNARAEIARTFQARVQQTLTDQQTESSSSVGKRRSAAQGTQKSEINTQLTTDTLLEGVAIVETYFDKKSKKSYALAVLDKVALRKTLSTQIMEKEHDLSAAKARADAATTPLERARALSLALEAARERDALSARRRVVDPAGMAELLGGTTAEWQSSLDKAIAAIPVSVQAEAPEGSKLREVVVAQINGVGVSISNASETGLAVKAKLSVAPFERNVPDWTFFQWSGTVELTDLATGKVVASASPDGVEGHLTVNTARAKTLAAGEIALGQEAAKFLSAHLFGQ; encoded by the coding sequence ATGATCCACCCCCCCCGCTGGACCCTAACTCTACTCTTTCTTGCCTTTTCCTTGCCGCTCGCTGCGGCCCCCAAGAAACCCGACTGGGTGACCGGGCCGGACCCCAAGTATCCGGAAACGAAATACGTGACCGGGGTCGGCATCGGCGCCGATCTTGACGCCGCCCGCTCTAATGCCCGGGCGGAGATCGCCCGCACCTTCCAGGCCCGGGTTCAACAAACCCTCACGGACCAGCAAACGGAATCCTCTAGCTCTGTCGGAAAAAGGCGGAGCGCGGCCCAGGGGACCCAAAAGAGCGAAATCAACACCCAACTGACCACGGACACCTTGCTGGAAGGGGTGGCCATCGTCGAAACCTATTTCGATAAAAAATCGAAAAAGAGCTATGCCCTTGCTGTTTTGGATAAAGTCGCCCTCCGGAAAACCCTTAGCACCCAAATCATGGAAAAAGAACACGATCTCTCCGCCGCGAAAGCCAGGGCCGACGCGGCCACCACCCCATTGGAACGAGCCCGCGCCCTCTCACTGGCGTTGGAGGCGGCCCGCGAGCGGGACGCCCTATCGGCCCGGCGCCGCGTGGTGGACCCCGCCGGCATGGCCGAGTTGCTGGGCGGGACAACCGCCGAATGGCAAAGCTCTCTTGATAAAGCCATCGCCGCCATTCCGGTTTCCGTTCAGGCCGAAGCCCCGGAAGGCTCGAAATTGCGGGAGGTGGTGGTGGCCCAAATCAATGGGGTCGGTGTTTCCATCTCCAACGCCAGCGAGACCGGCCTGGCCGTGAAGGCCAAACTATCGGTGGCCCCCTTTGAACGAAACGTGCCCGACTGGACCTTTTTCCAATGGTCGGGCACGGTGGAATTGACGGACCTCGCCACGGGAAAAGTAGTCGCCAGCGCCTCCCCGGACGGAGTGGAGGGTCACCTCACCGTCAACACCGCCCGGGCAAAAACCCTGGCCGCCGGAGAAATCGCCCTGGGCCAAGAAGCTGCGAAGTTCCTGAGCGCCCATCTTTTCGGGCAGTAG
- a CDS encoding LPP20 family lipoprotein, giving the protein MSKNALLRKTVMAVVGLALFACGGPKRPDWIMKGAGAFKDKTKTFYGVGVAEGIQSEALRRTTADNRAIADISKQLSVMSTSLMRDYLSNTSIPAEKKANEEQYIENTVKTFTDNVLSGVTVVDRYQDKSGTLYSLASLNIDQLKDLADKVQGLSAGVRDHIKANAESAFDKLSEEQSKHSDK; this is encoded by the coding sequence ATGTCAAAAAATGCTCTGTTACGTAAAACTGTTATGGCGGTGGTTGGTCTCGCGCTTTTCGCCTGCGGGGGCCCGAAACGGCCGGATTGGATTATGAAAGGCGCGGGCGCTTTTAAGGATAAAACCAAGACCTTTTACGGCGTGGGCGTGGCGGAAGGGATCCAATCGGAAGCGCTTCGGCGCACCACCGCCGATAACCGGGCCATCGCCGACATCTCGAAACAATTGAGCGTCATGTCCACCAGCCTCATGCGCGATTACCTGTCCAACACGTCGATCCCCGCCGAAAAGAAAGCGAACGAAGAGCAATACATCGAGAACACCGTAAAAACGTTCACGGACAACGTTCTTTCAGGCGTGACGGTGGTTGATCGCTACCAGGACAAAAGCGGAACCCTCTATTCGCTTGCCTCCCTGAACATCGACCAGTTGAAAGACTTGGCCGACAAGGTCCAAGGCCTCTCCGCCGGCGTCCGCGACCACATCAAAGCCAACGCCGAATCCGCCTTCGACAAACTCTCCGAAGAACAGTCCAAACACTCCGACAAATAA
- a CDS encoding thioredoxin domain-containing protein, translating into MSNRLARESSPYLLQHGENPVQWYPWGEEAFDAARRENKPLLISIGYSTCHWCHVMERECFENPAIAAVMNEYLIAVKVDREERPEVDRLYMTAVRAMTGQGGWPLNAFATPEGKPFTGGTYFPPSDRHGRRGWPAVVEAVGKAWRNPAERERLIAQSEGLTRAVRDDLIPAVSSEGFSRGEALKACFSALEESYDEANGGFYAAPKFPMPVNQSFLFRYGDAVGGDAGRRVQAMALSTLRGMARGGIFDVLGGGFHRYSTDGRWFLPHFEKMLYDNAQLAVNDLEAFQLTGDRMFAETAGSTLDYLLRDLTHPEGGFFSAEDADSFPGSGEGGEKREGAFYVWEAEEIQKILGSPDAALFSARYGVESAGNVMEDPQGEFSGKNVLFEARSLEESARAAGIPLDEASRRLEAARTKLLSVRTRRCRPLRDDKILTSWNGLALSAFARGAAVLGEDRYRVAAQKAAAFIQGNLWDGERLYRRWREGKRDIVALADDHVFLAQGLVDLYETDFKVERLFWAERLMEETLGRFQDPATGSLFSAPADHDPHLILRAREEGDNVEPSAASVAAMTLLRLARYRGREDFHRAAQRMIEAHLAFASGGPRAFPLLLAASLLVDRPSRELVIAGDPLSPETRGFLAVARRMFLPDLSLILADGGPGQVALAERLPFLRGVGPVGGRPAAFLCHSFSCQTPAFTPEDLERGLDKPEDPFQAKGPPPR; encoded by the coding sequence ATGTCCAATCGGTTGGCTCGCGAAAGCAGTCCGTACCTTCTCCAGCACGGCGAGAACCCTGTTCAGTGGTATCCCTGGGGCGAGGAGGCTTTTGATGCCGCGCGCCGGGAAAACAAGCCTCTCCTGATCTCCATCGGGTATTCCACCTGCCACTGGTGCCATGTCATGGAACGGGAGTGTTTCGAGAACCCGGCCATCGCGGCGGTCATGAACGAATACCTGATCGCGGTGAAGGTGGATCGGGAAGAACGGCCGGAGGTGGACCGTTTGTACATGACCGCCGTGCGGGCGATGACGGGCCAGGGGGGGTGGCCCCTGAACGCCTTCGCGACCCCCGAGGGGAAGCCCTTCACCGGCGGGACTTATTTCCCTCCTTCCGACCGCCACGGCCGGCGCGGGTGGCCCGCCGTGGTGGAAGCCGTTGGAAAAGCCTGGAGGAACCCCGCGGAGCGGGAGCGCCTGATCGCCCAAAGCGAAGGGCTGACACGGGCGGTCCGCGATGACTTGATTCCAGCCGTTTCTTCCGAAGGGTTTTCCCGGGGGGAAGCGCTGAAGGCCTGTTTCAGCGCTCTGGAGGAATCCTACGATGAGGCCAACGGCGGTTTTTACGCGGCGCCGAAGTTTCCCATGCCGGTGAACCAATCCTTTTTGTTTCGTTACGGAGACGCCGTGGGAGGCGATGCGGGTCGACGGGTCCAGGCCATGGCGCTGTCTACCCTTCGCGGCATGGCCCGGGGGGGGATCTTCGACGTTCTGGGCGGGGGGTTCCACCGTTATTCCACCGATGGGCGGTGGTTTCTGCCGCATTTCGAGAAAATGCTTTACGACAACGCCCAACTGGCGGTGAATGACCTGGAAGCCTTCCAGCTCACCGGCGACCGAATGTTCGCGGAAACCGCGGGCTCCACCCTGGATTACCTTTTACGGGACTTGACTCACCCGGAGGGGGGATTTTTTTCCGCGGAGGATGCCGACAGTTTCCCCGGCTCGGGGGAAGGCGGGGAAAAACGAGAAGGCGCTTTTTATGTTTGGGAAGCCGAGGAAATTCAAAAGATCCTGGGATCGCCGGACGCCGCGCTTTTTTCGGCCCGTTACGGGGTGGAATCGGCCGGGAACGTGATGGAGGATCCCCAGGGGGAGTTTTCCGGCAAAAACGTCCTCTTCGAAGCTCGCTCGCTGGAAGAGTCGGCCCGCGCGGCCGGAATTCCCTTGGACGAGGCCTCCCGTCGGCTGGAGGCGGCCCGAACGAAGTTATTGTCGGTTCGAACCCGGCGGTGCCGGCCGCTACGGGACGACAAAATCCTGACCTCCTGGAACGGGCTGGCCCTTTCGGCCTTCGCCCGCGGGGCCGCGGTTTTGGGGGAGGACCGCTATCGGGTGGCCGCGCAAAAAGCGGCCGCGTTTATCCAAGGGAACCTGTGGGACGGGGAACGGCTCTACCGCCGGTGGCGGGAGGGGAAACGGGACATCGTGGCCCTGGCGGACGACCATGTGTTCTTGGCCCAGGGTCTCGTGGACCTTTACGAAACGGATTTCAAGGTGGAACGCCTTTTCTGGGCCGAACGGTTAATGGAGGAAACCCTGGGCCGGTTCCAGGATCCGGCCACGGGATCGTTGTTTAGCGCGCCAGCGGACCATGATCCCCACCTCATCCTCCGGGCGCGGGAGGAGGGGGACAACGTGGAGCCTTCGGCGGCCAGCGTGGCCGCGATGACGCTCCTCCGCCTGGCCCGGTACCGGGGGCGGGAGGATTTCCACCGCGCGGCCCAGCGGATGATCGAGGCTCATCTGGCCTTTGCCTCCGGGGGCCCCCGTGCGTTCCCCCTTCTCTTGGCGGCCTCTCTTTTAGTCGATCGGCCGTCCAGGGAATTGGTGATCGCGGGGGACCCCTTGTCCCCGGAAACGCGGGGTTTTCTCGCCGTGGCGCGCCGAATGTTTCTCCCGGATCTATCCCTGATCCTGGCGGACGGGGGGCCGGGCCAGGTTGCACTGGCCGAACGGCTCCCCTTCCTGCGGGGCGTAGGCCCTGTCGGCGGCCGCCCCGCCGCCTTCCTCTGCCATTCCTTTTCCTGCCAAACCCCGGCGTTCACCCCCGAGGATTTGGAGCGGGGGTTGGATAAGCCGGAAGACCCATTCCAGGCGAAAGGCCCCCCCCCTCGTTGA
- a CDS encoding sigma-70 family RNA polymerase sigma factor — MNDERRREFKEKALPLLDELYGAALRMTRNPTAAEDLVAEAFARAWKSLDQFQPGTNLRAWLYRILTNSYINIFRKKKREPEKVSVDAYEKVDQFHLFNRLAAQTPAGPDPVKDVIGRMTNEDFRKALDALPEEYRAAIVLFDLEGLSYQEVAESLDVPLGTVRSRLARGRRQLQTALHSHAVDAGWAKASA; from the coding sequence ATGAACGATGAGCGCCGTCGGGAATTCAAAGAAAAAGCGCTCCCGCTTTTGGACGAGCTCTACGGGGCGGCCCTTCGCATGACCCGGAACCCCACCGCGGCCGAGGATTTGGTGGCGGAAGCCTTCGCCCGGGCCTGGAAGAGCCTGGACCAGTTCCAACCGGGGACCAACCTCCGGGCCTGGCTCTACCGCATCCTCACGAATTCTTACATCAATATTTTTCGGAAGAAAAAACGTGAGCCGGAAAAAGTGTCCGTGGACGCTTACGAAAAAGTCGACCAGTTTCACCTATTCAACCGGCTCGCCGCCCAGACACCCGCCGGACCGGACCCCGTCAAAGACGTTATCGGCCGAATGACCAACGAAGATTTCCGAAAGGCTCTGGACGCCCTTCCGGAAGAATACCGGGCGGCCATTGTGCTTTTCGATTTGGAAGGTCTTTCCTACCAGGAAGTGGCGGAATCCTTGGACGTCCCCCTGGGCACCGTCCGTTCCCGCCTGGCCCGGGGCCGGCGACAGCTCCAAACGGCGCTCCATTCCCACGCCGTCGACGCGGGTTGGGCGAAGGCCTCGGCGTGA
- a CDS encoding zf-HC2 domain-containing protein: protein MISIDPKHWRVCEGILDRLHEFLNRRELTPADEEEIRQHLKACPPCGDRFEFEELLLDRLRKADPCRCPDSLRARVQALLNLE from the coding sequence GTGATCTCCATCGATCCCAAACATTGGCGCGTGTGCGAAGGGATTTTGGACCGCCTTCACGAATTCCTGAACCGCCGGGAGTTGACGCCCGCCGACGAAGAGGAAATCCGCCAACACCTCAAGGCGTGCCCCCCCTGCGGCGATCGTTTTGAGTTCGAAGAACTTCTCCTGGATCGGCTCCGAAAAGCCGACCCTTGCCGTTGTCCGGACAGCCTGCGCGCCCGCGTCCAGGCGCTCTTGAACCTGGAGTAA
- a CDS encoding glycosyltransferase, translating into MAVLTLSLYFGILLLLSLYGFHRYWILYLYWRHYKTAPRRADPPIPTPWPRVTVQLPLYNEMYVVERLLNAVCALDYPRDLLEIQVLDDSSDDSAALTDRLTEEKHRAGFDIKTLHRADRRGFKAGALANGMKTATGEFVAIFDADFLPSPDFLRATLPHFADERIGMVQTRWGHVNPGYSLLTRLQALLLDGHFVLEHTARNRSGAFFNFNGTAGVWRRSAIEDGGGWSDDTLTEDLDISYRAQIRGWRFLFLPEVVCPAELPVDIGAFRGQQHRWTKGALQVAKKILPSLWRSPLPFFVKLESTIHLTSNAGYVLLLAFSLLLFPSLLARRALGWPAWAAGVDLGAFFLAALSVALFYGVADRESFPNREIRLRWTDLPALMAFGVGMCVNNSRAVLEALFNVRTDFLRTAKYNIRDRGESWLNKRYRTISGSLGALEMAAAVYFVVALAWSWTAGYLWSVPFIGLFLVGYGYVGLLSLRHAFWPGKW; encoded by the coding sequence ATGGCGGTTCTGACGCTCAGCCTGTATTTCGGCATCCTCCTTCTATTGTCGCTCTACGGGTTCCACCGCTATTGGATCCTCTATCTTTATTGGCGGCACTACAAAACCGCTCCCCGGAGGGCCGACCCCCCGATCCCGACCCCGTGGCCCCGGGTAACGGTCCAACTCCCGCTCTATAATGAGATGTACGTGGTGGAACGGCTCCTGAACGCGGTTTGCGCGCTGGACTATCCCCGGGACCTCCTCGAAATACAAGTGCTGGATGATTCCTCAGACGATAGCGCCGCCCTCACCGACCGACTGACAGAGGAAAAGCACCGCGCAGGATTTGACATTAAAACCCTCCACCGCGCGGACCGCCGAGGCTTCAAAGCCGGCGCCTTGGCGAACGGGATGAAAACCGCCACGGGAGAATTCGTCGCCATCTTTGACGCCGACTTTTTACCTTCCCCGGATTTCCTGCGGGCCACCCTCCCCCACTTCGCCGACGAACGGATCGGGATGGTGCAAACCCGCTGGGGGCATGTGAACCCCGGCTATTCCCTCTTGACCCGGCTCCAGGCCCTGCTCTTGGACGGCCATTTCGTTTTGGAGCACACGGCGCGGAACCGCTCGGGCGCGTTCTTTAATTTCAATGGGACGGCCGGAGTCTGGCGACGGTCTGCCATCGAAGACGGAGGGGGTTGGAGCGACGATACGTTGACCGAAGATCTGGACATTTCCTACCGGGCCCAAATACGGGGGTGGCGGTTCCTTTTCCTTCCCGAGGTCGTCTGCCCGGCCGAACTTCCTGTGGACATCGGAGCCTTCCGCGGCCAACAACATCGCTGGACCAAAGGCGCCTTGCAGGTGGCCAAAAAAATCCTGCCGTCCTTGTGGCGAAGCCCCCTGCCGTTTTTCGTTAAACTGGAAAGCACCATCCATCTCACCTCAAACGCGGGATACGTTTTGTTGCTGGCCTTTTCTCTTCTGCTCTTCCCGAGCCTCTTGGCTCGCCGGGCGCTGGGCTGGCCGGCCTGGGCGGCGGGGGTGGATCTGGGCGCTTTCTTCCTCGCGGCCCTCTCCGTGGCCCTTTTCTATGGCGTGGCCGATCGAGAGTCTTTCCCGAACCGGGAGATCCGCCTGCGGTGGACGGACCTTCCGGCGCTCATGGCGTTCGGCGTGGGCATGTGCGTTAACAACAGCCGCGCGGTTTTGGAAGCGTTGTTCAACGTCCGGACGGATTTTTTACGGACAGCCAAATACAACATCCGGGACCGGGGGGAGAGTTGGCTGAACAAACGTTATCGAACCATTTCAGGCTCCCTGGGCGCCCTGGAGATGGCCGCGGCCGTCTATTTCGTGGTGGCGCTTGCCTGGAGCTGGACCGCGGGCTACCTCTGGTCCGTCCCTTTTATCGGCCTCTTTTTGGTGGGGTATGGCTATGTGGGGCTCCTCAGCCTTCGCCATGCTTTCTGGCCCGGGAAATGGTAG
- a CDS encoding arsenate reductase (glutaredoxin): MPRIKEKLGDRSLGVAKDLGKRLGKKTSGHRAAAQPPWTLYYNPHCGTCLKVKERLESRGVQPKIVEYMKDPLSVKTLERILKKMGLGPAAITRFKEPFWMEKALDPDRLGRKEWLEMLAEHPFLIQRPIVETKERAVVARPPEETDSLFSEQ; the protein is encoded by the coding sequence ATGCCGAGGATAAAGGAAAAACTGGGAGATCGATCGTTGGGCGTCGCTAAAGATTTGGGGAAAAGACTGGGGAAGAAAACCTCCGGACATCGGGCCGCGGCCCAGCCCCCTTGGACGTTGTATTACAATCCCCATTGCGGGACGTGCCTCAAGGTGAAGGAACGTCTCGAATCCAGGGGCGTTCAACCGAAAATCGTGGAATATATGAAAGACCCGCTCTCCGTGAAAACCCTCGAGCGGATCTTAAAAAAAATGGGCCTGGGCCCGGCCGCCATCACTCGCTTCAAGGAACCCTTTTGGATGGAAAAAGCGTTGGATCCGGACCGGCTTGGCCGCAAAGAGTGGTTGGAAATGTTGGCGGAACATCCCTTCTTGATTCAGCGCCCTATCGTGGAGACGAAAGAACGGGCCGTCGTCGCCCGCCCACCCGAAGAAACGGATTCCCTCTTCAGCGAACAATAG
- a CDS encoding response regulator transcription factor — MKRVLVIEKDAVTARRMGSLWESAGYETFLVTDVGRAAFDAGRWHPDLITLNLEGSEGDGREVLLQLLSRPQTSRTPVVLFSGKEKKSIPQALMTSVRAVFDKPVLFERQFEKTPQFVSAPG; from the coding sequence ATGAAAAGGGTCCTGGTGATTGAAAAAGACGCGGTGACGGCCCGACGCATGGGATCGCTCTGGGAATCCGCCGGCTATGAAACCTTTCTTGTGACGGACGTCGGACGGGCGGCTTTTGACGCGGGGCGCTGGCACCCGGACCTGATCACTCTCAACCTGGAGGGGTCCGAAGGAGACGGGCGTGAGGTTTTGCTTCAGCTTCTTTCCCGCCCCCAGACCAGCCGGACGCCCGTGGTTCTTTTTTCCGGAAAGGAAAAAAAGTCCATTCCTCAAGCGTTAATGACGAGCGTCCGAGCCGTTTTCGATAAGCCTGTCCTTTTCGAGCGCCAGTTCGAAAAAACCCCCCAATTCGTTTCCGCTCCGGGCTAA
- the atpC gene encoding ATP synthase F1 subunit epsilon: MAKRIPFSIVTPERLAWEGEVDSLVVPAQEGSLGILPGHAPLLAQLRPGMVVIRREGEEPRLLSVSGGFVEVCAGRVSVFAETAEMSDEIDAERARQSLEKAKAALKHGSDEKRDAAAVAALERALARLHAYEAASRYRNPRSNAPNKKSF; this comes from the coding sequence GTGGCTAAACGAATCCCCTTTTCCATCGTAACGCCTGAGCGCCTAGCATGGGAGGGGGAGGTGGACTCTTTGGTGGTGCCGGCCCAGGAGGGGTCTTTGGGGATCCTTCCCGGTCACGCCCCTCTCCTGGCGCAACTCCGACCCGGGATGGTCGTCATTCGTCGGGAGGGAGAGGAGCCGCGTCTGCTCTCCGTTTCAGGAGGATTTGTGGAAGTCTGCGCCGGCCGGGTCTCGGTCTTCGCCGAGACGGCAGAGATGTCCGATGAAATCGACGCCGAACGGGCCCGCCAATCCCTCGAAAAGGCCAAGGCCGCCCTGAAACACGGATCCGACGAAAAGCGCGACGCCGCGGCCGTCGCCGCCCTGGAACGAGCGCTCGCTCGCCTCCACGCCTACGAAGCGGCCTCCCGCTATCGGAACCCCCGCTCCAACGCGCCCAACAAAAAGTCCTTTTAA
- the atpD gene encoding F0F1 ATP synthase subunit beta, with protein sequence MNVGKVVQVIGPIVDAEFSAGQLPAIYNAVKIKIETDGEAPRILTAEVALHLGDNTVRLITLGPTDGLRRGAVAEDTGAPISVPVGPACLGRLMNVLGEPKDYRGEIAAKETFPIHRPTPAFTDQETTPQIFETGIKVIDLLEPYMKGGKVGLFGGAGVGKTVVIMELINNVAKQHGGVSVFGGVGERTREGNDLWLEMQQSKLSDGNSVLSKAVLVYGQMNEPPGSRLRVALTALTQAEYFRDREGQDVLLFIDNIFRFTQAGSEVSALLGRMPSAVGYQPTLSTEMGELQERITSTKKGSVTSVQAIYVPADDLTDPAPANAFAHLDATTVLSRQISELGIYPAVDPLDSTSRILDPKIVGEEHYATARAVQRILQRYRDLQDIIAILGIDELSEDDKVIVARARKIQRFLSQPFHVAEQFTGIPGRYVTLKETIRSFREVVEGKWDHLPEQAFYMVGGIEEAIEKAKTLQ encoded by the coding sequence ATGAACGTCGGAAAAGTGGTGCAAGTGATTGGGCCTATCGTGGACGCCGAATTTTCGGCGGGTCAACTGCCGGCCATTTATAACGCGGTGAAAATCAAGATCGAAACCGACGGGGAGGCGCCCCGGATTTTAACGGCCGAAGTCGCCCTTCACCTGGGCGATAACACCGTCCGCTTGATCACCCTGGGGCCCACCGACGGGCTTCGTCGCGGCGCCGTGGCGGAAGACACGGGCGCCCCGATCTCGGTGCCCGTGGGCCCGGCGTGTTTGGGACGACTGATGAACGTGTTGGGGGAACCCAAGGATTACCGGGGGGAAATCGCCGCCAAGGAAACCTTCCCCATCCACCGGCCAACGCCGGCCTTCACCGACCAGGAAACCACCCCTCAAATTTTCGAAACGGGCATCAAAGTGATCGATCTCTTGGAGCCCTACATGAAAGGGGGCAAAGTGGGCCTTTTCGGGGGGGCCGGGGTCGGTAAGACCGTGGTCATCATGGAACTCATCAATAACGTCGCCAAACAGCACGGCGGCGTCTCGGTCTTCGGCGGCGTGGGCGAGCGTACCCGCGAAGGGAACGATCTCTGGCTGGAAATGCAACAGTCCAAACTTTCCGACGGAAACTCCGTACTCTCGAAAGCCGTTTTGGTCTACGGCCAGATGAACGAGCCGCCGGGGTCCCGCCTCCGCGTGGCGCTCACGGCTTTGACCCAGGCCGAATATTTCCGCGACCGGGAAGGGCAGGACGTTCTGCTCTTTATCGACAACATCTTTCGATTCACCCAGGCGGGGTCCGAGGTGTCGGCGCTGTTGGGCCGCATGCCCTCTGCCGTGGGGTACCAGCCAACGTTGTCGACGGAAATGGGCGAACTTCAGGAAAGGATCACGTCCACCAAGAAGGGCTCCGTCACCAGCGTCCAAGCGATTTACGTGCCCGCCGACGACCTCACCGACCCCGCGCCGGCCAACGCCTTCGCCCACTTGGACGCTACCACCGTGCTTTCCCGCCAGATCTCGGAACTGGGGATTTATCCCGCCGTGGATCCCTTGGATTCCACCAGCCGGATTTTGGACCCCAAGATCGTGGGCGAAGAACATTACGCCACGGCCCGGGCGGTTCAGCGGATCCTCCAACGTTACCGGGACCTCCAGGACATCATCGCGATTTTGGGGATCGATGAGCTGTCGGAAGACGATAAAGTCATTGTGGCCAGGGCGCGGAAGATTCAACGCTTCCTTTCCCAGCCCTTCCATGTGGCGGAACAATTCACGGGCATCCCGGGGAGATACGTGACCCTGAAAGAGACCATCCGCAGTTTCCGGGAGGTGGTGGAGGGAAAATGGGACCATCTTCCCGAGCAGGCGTTTTACATGGTGGGCGGCATCGAAGAAGCGATCGAAAAAGCCAAGACGTTGCAATGA